One genomic region from Rosa rugosa chromosome 1, drRosRugo1.1, whole genome shotgun sequence encodes:
- the LOC133726524 gene encoding DNA repair protein UVH3 isoform X3, which yields MILPAMHGDVDPAVLAALPPSMQLDLLVQIRERLMAENRQKYQKVKKDPEKFSELQIQSYLKTVAFRREIDHVQKAASGRGFSGVQTSRIASESHREFIFSSSFTGDKQVLTAARADRSGDKQQAPKEHSSKVKNTVPSTNNVTGSTPEESRRVFDDNIETYLDERGNVRVSRVRAMGIRMTRDLQRNLDLMKEMEQEKTNANKVTNAGNVLTRNNTGSILRRSPSNGTLKETSRGDNGDLDNTAVPKSLPGQNKVGESSLSDNNLNERNHQCISKLVTPIEISIEDDGDGKPFDAEDDLFVRLVAGNPVTISSANDTVKEQFSGSDSDCDWEEGTVKSSSFPVDSELKISSSDLKANNSDDSEVEWEEGFSGITENTSSYPGRKTTSKGYVEEEADLQEAIKRSLEDIGDEKCSRASLEDGKLKPLGEEVQKFSGYIDRETKMVDPVLFSTQLNGSVVDGFAKLNGVRYLGSSSEQVMQDASERVNLHGEMQSTVSFTPSGTKEVHAMREQVLGTLNEGGGISTVPNVCENINADNSYSLCGNVTHWVDDQKNDIETESSCHLVEMANPSSIVESLPNKMTNEFDDHRKWDKEKSHDSFSQEINHNLEKSPVKGIGNADIEVMEANLEEEMLILDQECMNLGDEQRRLERNVESVSSEMFTECQELLQMFGIPYIIAPMEAEAQCAYLELANLVDGVVTDDSDVFLFGARSVYKNIFDDRKYVETYFMKDIESELGLTREKLIRMALLLGSDYTEGVSGIGIVNAIEVVNAFPEEDGLHKFRNWIESPDPTILGKLDAESGSSARKRGSKFGKNDTNNTKSHMDEVSDFEKSNCQDQEHKQSDDPTEGVKQIFMEKHRKVSKNWHIPLSFPSDTVTSAYTCPQVDKSTEPFTWGKPDHLVLRKLCWEKFGWVNQKSDELLVPVLKEYNKHETQLRLEAFYTFNERFAKIRSKRIKKAVKGITGDQPSELMNAASQEGSNSRKKRSVSTDEAGVDNSDKSLVGTEKTTVRNQSNSKGKSTRKQSSKRQTAEGRQTNRKSVANGRGRGRGRGTSRVLGRGKRKVDSSSPETQNTSNDGEEDDELEVHMATFESSEEVRRSGRLRKPVNYRVNDMEIDDLDHTDSRVSEVDAGKQSLFKADGICDEIVLGVNEKKQESAGKLSPKEGQRKDYLELGGGFCPSEDETSEPGLSNVDQHFQGDVSEDNIQMVGGFRGNENEFGTNRDGIHDLATATTVSGNGDLSDFSCFLDEADVGDMSVQSNLPTKRPLVGLPGSGRTSAYDSEQSLNHYTSNDHSMSSVSPQENTVDNSRQPPIGGLSAMPFLRKKRRKS from the exons atgATACTG CCAGCAATGCATGGTGATGTTGATCCAGCTGTATTAGCAGCATTGCCCCCATCGATGCaacttgatcttcttgttcaa aTTAGAGAGAGATTGATGGCGGAAAACAGACAAAAGTATCAGAAGGTCAAAAAG GACCCTGAAAAGTTCTCCGAGCTACAAATACAATCTTACCTTAAAACTGTTGCTTTCCGTCGCGAGATAGATCATGTGCAGAAAGCTGCTTCTGGAAGGGGGTTTAGTGGTGTCCAGACATCACGGATAGCCTCTGAAAGCCACAGAGAATTTATCTTCTCATCATCATTTACTGGTGATAAACA AGTACTTACCGCTGCAAGAGCTGATAGAAGTGGAGACAAACAACAAGCACCAAAAGAGCATTCTTCAAAGGTCAAGAATACTGTTCCATCTACCAATAATGTGACTGGATCAACCCCTGAAGAATCCCGAAGGGTTTTTGATGATAACATTGAGACATATTTGGATGAGAGGGGCAATGTTAGAGTCAGTAGAGTAAGAGCTATGGGGATCCGCATGACCCGTGATTTACAAAGGAATTTGGATCTGATGAAAGAGATGGAACAAGAGAAAACCAATGCAAACAAGGTAACCAATGCTGGGAATGTGCTAACTAGAAATAACACTGGCAGCATTTTGAGAAGGTCCCCGAGTAATGGAACACTCAAAGAAACATCACGCGGTGATAACGGGGATCTTGATAACACTGCTGTGCCAAAAAGTCTTCCTGGTCAAAACAAGGTTGGGGAATCCTCACTCAGTGATAATAACTTGAATGAGAGAAATCATCAGTGCATTTCAAAACTTGTTACTCCTATAGAGATATCCATTGAAGACGATGGTGATGGAAAGCCTTTTGATGCTGAAGATGATCTATTTGTTCGTTTAGTAGCAGGTAATCCTGTAACTATTTCTTCAGCTAATGATACTGTAAAAGAACAATTTTCTGGTTCTGATTCAGACTGTGACTGGGAGGAGGGGACTGTAAAAAGTAGTAGTTTTCCTGTTGATAGTGAATTGAAAATTAGTTCCTCTGATTTGAAAGCCAACAATAGTGATGACAGTGAAGTGGAATGGGAGGAAGGATTTTCTGGAATTACTGAAAATACCTCATCTTACCCTGGCAGAAAAACAACATCTAAAGGTTatgttgaagaagaagctgaTTTGCAGGAAGCAATAAAGAGGAGTCTCGAGGATATAGGGGATGAGAAGTGTAGTCGTGCATCATTGGAAGATGGAAAGTTGAAACCTCTTGGAGAAGAGGTTCAAAAATTTAGTGGATATATTGATAGAGAAACCAAGATGGTTGACCCAGTTTTGTTTAGTACCCAACTAAATGGATCAGTTGTTGATGGATTTGCAAAGCTGAATGGTGTAAGATACTTAGGCTCTTCTTCAGAACAAGTAATGCAGGATGCAAGTGAAAGGGTCAATTTGCATGGAGAAATGCAATCCACAGTATCTTTTACTCCTTCAGGCACAAAGGAGGTCCATGCGATGAGGGAACAAGTCTTGGGTACTTTAAATGAGGGTGGTGGCATATCTACTGTTCCTAATGTGTGTGAAAATATTAATGCTGATAATTCTTACAGTTTGTGTGGTAACGTTACTCATTGGGTTGATGACCAGAAGAATGATATTGAAACAGAATCGTCATGTCATTTGGTTGAAATGGCAAACCCTTCTTCCATAGTGGAGTCATTGCCAAACAAGATGACAAACGAATTTGATGATCATAGAAAATGGGATAAGGAAAAGAGTCATGACAGTTTTTCTCAGGAAATTAATCACAATTTGGAAAAATCTCCTGTTAAGGGTATTGGTAATGCAGATATTGAAGTCATGGAAGCTAATTTGGAGGAGGAAATGCTAATTTTAGACCAAGAGTGTATGAATCTGGGAGATGAGCAGAGAAGGCTTGAACGTAATGTAGAATCCGTAAGCAGTGAGATGTTCACTGAATGTCAG GAGCTGTTGCAAATGTTTGGTATACCATACATTATTGCACCGATGGAAGCAGAAGCTCAGTGTGCATATTTGGAACTTGCAAACCTTGTTGATGGTGTTGTGACCGATGACTCTGACGTGTTCTTGTTTGGGGCGCGAAGTGTTTACAAAAATATTTTTGATGATCGAAAATACGTTGAGACATATTTTATGAAG GACATTGAGAGTGAGCTTGGCTTAACGAGAGAGAAGCTAATTCGTATGGCACTTCTTCTTGGGAGTGATTATACTGAAGGGGTTAG TGGGATTGGCATTGTCAATGCTATTGAGGTTGTGAATGCATTTCCTGAGGAGGATGGCCTCCATAAATTTCGGAATTGGATTGAATCACCTGATCCTACCATTCTAGGTAAGTTGGACGCAGAGTCTGGATCAAGTGCCAGGAAAAGAGGGTCAAAGTTTGGGAAGAATGATACAAATAATACAAAGAGCCATATGGATGAAGTCTCAGATTTTGAGAAAAGCAATTGtcaagatcaagaacacaagcAGTCAGATGATCCGACTGAGGGTGTGAAGCAAATTTTCATGGAGAAGCAT agAAAAGTGAGCAAAAATTGGCATATTCCCCTATCTTTTCCAAGTGACACAGTTACTTCTGCTTATACTTGTCCACAAGTGGACAAGTCAACTGAGCCTTTCACATGGGGAAAGCCAGATCATTTGGTTCTTCGCAA ATTGTGCTGGGAAAAGTTTGGTTGGGTTAACCAGAAGTCAGATGAACTGCTAGTGCCTGTTCTGAAAGAGTACAACAAACATGAG ACTCAACTGCGGCTGGAAGCTTTTTACACGTTCAATGAAAGATTTGCAAAAATACGTAGCAAGAGAATCAAGAAAGCTGTCAAAGGTATCACTGGAGATCAACCTTCGGAATTGATGAATGCTGCTTCACAAGAAGGTTCTAATAGTagaaagaagagaagtgtaAGTACTGATGAAGCTGGGGTTGACAATTCAGATAAATCTTTAGTTGGAACAGAGAAAACCACAGTTAgaaatcagagcaattctaaggGGAAATCAACTCGTAAGCAATCAAGTAAAAGGCAGACTGCTGAGGGCAGACAAACCAATAGAAAATCAGTTGCAAATGGAAGAggcagaggaagaggaagaggtacAAGCAGGGTACTGGgaagaggaaagagaaaagTAGATTCCAGCTCTCCAGAAACTCAAAACACTTCTAATGAtggtgaagaagatgatgagttGGAAGTTCATATGGCAACATTTGAAAGCTCGGAGGAAGTGCGCAGG TCTGGGCGGTTGCGGAAGCCTGTGAATTACAGAGTCAATGACATGGAAATTGATGATCTGGATCACACTGATAGCAGAGTTTCCGAAGTAGATGCAGGGAAACAAAGTCTATTCAAGGCCGACGGTATATGTGATGAAATTGTTTTAGGTGTCAATGAAAAGAAACAGGAGAGTGCAGGGAAGTTGTCTCCAAAGGAGGGCCAGCGTAAAGATTACCTTGAGTTAGGGGGTGGGTTCTGCCCCTCTGAAGATGAAACTAGTGAACCAGGTTTGAGCAATGTTGATCAACATTTTCAGGGTGATGTTTCTGAAGACAACATTCAAATGGTAGGGGGATTTAGGGGAAATGAAAATGAGTTTGGTACTAACCGAGATGGAATTCATGATCTAGCTACAGCTACTACTGTATCGGGAAATGGCGACCTTTCTGATTTCTCTTGTTTCCTCGATGAAGCTGATGTTGGTGATATGTCAGTTCAATCCAATCTTCCCACAAAAAGACCGTTAGTGGGATTACCAGGTAGTGGGAGGACATCTGCCTATGATTCCGAACAGAGCTTAAATCATTATACGAGTAATGATCATTCCATGTCCAGTGTGTCGCCACAGGAGAATACAGTAGATAATTCTAGACAGCCACCTATTGGAGGTCTAAGTGCGATGccatttctaaggaaaaaaaggaggaagagtTGA
- the LOC133726524 gene encoding DNA repair protein UVH3 isoform X4: protein MHGDVDPAVLAALPPSMQLDLLVQIRERLMAENRQKYQKVKKDPEKFSELQIQSYLKTVAFRREIDHVQKAASGRGFSGVQTSRIASESHREFIFSSSFTGDKQVLTAARADRSGDKQQAPKEHSSKVKNTVPSTNNVTGSTPEESRRVFDDNIETYLDERGNVRVSRVRAMGIRMTRDLQRNLDLMKEMEQEKTNANKVTNAGNVLTRNNTGSILRRSPSNGTLKETSRGDNGDLDNTAVPKSLPGQNKVGESSLSDNNLNERNHQCISKLVTPIEISIEDDGDGKPFDAEDDLFVRLVAGNPVTISSANDTVKEQFSGSDSDCDWEEGTVKSSSFPVDSELKISSSDLKANNSDDSEVEWEEGFSGITENTSSYPGRKTTSKGYVEEEADLQEAIKRSLEDIGDEKCSRASLEDGKLKPLGEEVQKFSGYIDRETKMVDPVLFSTQLNGSVVDGFAKLNGVRYLGSSSEQVMQDASERVNLHGEMQSTVSFTPSGTKEVHAMREQVLGTLNEGGGISTVPNVCENINADNSYSLCGNVTHWVDDQKNDIETESSCHLVEMANPSSIVESLPNKMTNEFDDHRKWDKEKSHDSFSQEINHNLEKSPVKGIGNADIEVMEANLEEEMLILDQECMNLGDEQRRLERNVESVSSEMFTECQELLQMFGIPYIIAPMEAEAQCAYLELANLVDGVVTDDSDVFLFGARSVYKNIFDDRKYVETYFMKDIESELGLTREKLIRMALLLGSDYTEGVSGIGIVNAIEVVNAFPEEDGLHKFRNWIESPDPTILGKLDAESGSSARKRGSKFGKNDTNNTKSHMDEVSDFEKSNCQDQEHKQSDDPTEGVKQIFMEKHRKVSKNWHIPLSFPSDTVTSAYTCPQVDKSTEPFTWGKPDHLVLRKLCWEKFGWVNQKSDELLVPVLKEYNKHETQLRLEAFYTFNERFAKIRSKRIKKAVKGITGDQPSELMNAASQEGSNSRKKRSVSTDEAGVDNSDKSLVGTEKTTVRNQSNSKGKSTRKQSSKRQTAEGRQTNRKSVANGRGRGRGRGTSRVLGRGKRKVDSSSPETQNTSNDGEEDDELEVHMATFESSEEVRRSGRLRKPVNYRVNDMEIDDLDHTDSRVSEVDAGKQSLFKADGICDEIVLGVNEKKQESAGKLSPKEGQRKDYLELGGGFCPSEDETSEPGLSNVDQHFQGDVSEDNIQMVGGFRGNENEFGTNRDGIHDLATATTVSGNGDLSDFSCFLDEADVGDMSVQSNLPTKRPLVGLPGSGRTSAYDSEQSLNHYTSNDHSMSSVSPQENTVDNSRQPPIGGLSAMPFLRKKRRKS, encoded by the exons ATGCATGGTGATGTTGATCCAGCTGTATTAGCAGCATTGCCCCCATCGATGCaacttgatcttcttgttcaa aTTAGAGAGAGATTGATGGCGGAAAACAGACAAAAGTATCAGAAGGTCAAAAAG GACCCTGAAAAGTTCTCCGAGCTACAAATACAATCTTACCTTAAAACTGTTGCTTTCCGTCGCGAGATAGATCATGTGCAGAAAGCTGCTTCTGGAAGGGGGTTTAGTGGTGTCCAGACATCACGGATAGCCTCTGAAAGCCACAGAGAATTTATCTTCTCATCATCATTTACTGGTGATAAACA AGTACTTACCGCTGCAAGAGCTGATAGAAGTGGAGACAAACAACAAGCACCAAAAGAGCATTCTTCAAAGGTCAAGAATACTGTTCCATCTACCAATAATGTGACTGGATCAACCCCTGAAGAATCCCGAAGGGTTTTTGATGATAACATTGAGACATATTTGGATGAGAGGGGCAATGTTAGAGTCAGTAGAGTAAGAGCTATGGGGATCCGCATGACCCGTGATTTACAAAGGAATTTGGATCTGATGAAAGAGATGGAACAAGAGAAAACCAATGCAAACAAGGTAACCAATGCTGGGAATGTGCTAACTAGAAATAACACTGGCAGCATTTTGAGAAGGTCCCCGAGTAATGGAACACTCAAAGAAACATCACGCGGTGATAACGGGGATCTTGATAACACTGCTGTGCCAAAAAGTCTTCCTGGTCAAAACAAGGTTGGGGAATCCTCACTCAGTGATAATAACTTGAATGAGAGAAATCATCAGTGCATTTCAAAACTTGTTACTCCTATAGAGATATCCATTGAAGACGATGGTGATGGAAAGCCTTTTGATGCTGAAGATGATCTATTTGTTCGTTTAGTAGCAGGTAATCCTGTAACTATTTCTTCAGCTAATGATACTGTAAAAGAACAATTTTCTGGTTCTGATTCAGACTGTGACTGGGAGGAGGGGACTGTAAAAAGTAGTAGTTTTCCTGTTGATAGTGAATTGAAAATTAGTTCCTCTGATTTGAAAGCCAACAATAGTGATGACAGTGAAGTGGAATGGGAGGAAGGATTTTCTGGAATTACTGAAAATACCTCATCTTACCCTGGCAGAAAAACAACATCTAAAGGTTatgttgaagaagaagctgaTTTGCAGGAAGCAATAAAGAGGAGTCTCGAGGATATAGGGGATGAGAAGTGTAGTCGTGCATCATTGGAAGATGGAAAGTTGAAACCTCTTGGAGAAGAGGTTCAAAAATTTAGTGGATATATTGATAGAGAAACCAAGATGGTTGACCCAGTTTTGTTTAGTACCCAACTAAATGGATCAGTTGTTGATGGATTTGCAAAGCTGAATGGTGTAAGATACTTAGGCTCTTCTTCAGAACAAGTAATGCAGGATGCAAGTGAAAGGGTCAATTTGCATGGAGAAATGCAATCCACAGTATCTTTTACTCCTTCAGGCACAAAGGAGGTCCATGCGATGAGGGAACAAGTCTTGGGTACTTTAAATGAGGGTGGTGGCATATCTACTGTTCCTAATGTGTGTGAAAATATTAATGCTGATAATTCTTACAGTTTGTGTGGTAACGTTACTCATTGGGTTGATGACCAGAAGAATGATATTGAAACAGAATCGTCATGTCATTTGGTTGAAATGGCAAACCCTTCTTCCATAGTGGAGTCATTGCCAAACAAGATGACAAACGAATTTGATGATCATAGAAAATGGGATAAGGAAAAGAGTCATGACAGTTTTTCTCAGGAAATTAATCACAATTTGGAAAAATCTCCTGTTAAGGGTATTGGTAATGCAGATATTGAAGTCATGGAAGCTAATTTGGAGGAGGAAATGCTAATTTTAGACCAAGAGTGTATGAATCTGGGAGATGAGCAGAGAAGGCTTGAACGTAATGTAGAATCCGTAAGCAGTGAGATGTTCACTGAATGTCAG GAGCTGTTGCAAATGTTTGGTATACCATACATTATTGCACCGATGGAAGCAGAAGCTCAGTGTGCATATTTGGAACTTGCAAACCTTGTTGATGGTGTTGTGACCGATGACTCTGACGTGTTCTTGTTTGGGGCGCGAAGTGTTTACAAAAATATTTTTGATGATCGAAAATACGTTGAGACATATTTTATGAAG GACATTGAGAGTGAGCTTGGCTTAACGAGAGAGAAGCTAATTCGTATGGCACTTCTTCTTGGGAGTGATTATACTGAAGGGGTTAG TGGGATTGGCATTGTCAATGCTATTGAGGTTGTGAATGCATTTCCTGAGGAGGATGGCCTCCATAAATTTCGGAATTGGATTGAATCACCTGATCCTACCATTCTAGGTAAGTTGGACGCAGAGTCTGGATCAAGTGCCAGGAAAAGAGGGTCAAAGTTTGGGAAGAATGATACAAATAATACAAAGAGCCATATGGATGAAGTCTCAGATTTTGAGAAAAGCAATTGtcaagatcaagaacacaagcAGTCAGATGATCCGACTGAGGGTGTGAAGCAAATTTTCATGGAGAAGCAT agAAAAGTGAGCAAAAATTGGCATATTCCCCTATCTTTTCCAAGTGACACAGTTACTTCTGCTTATACTTGTCCACAAGTGGACAAGTCAACTGAGCCTTTCACATGGGGAAAGCCAGATCATTTGGTTCTTCGCAA ATTGTGCTGGGAAAAGTTTGGTTGGGTTAACCAGAAGTCAGATGAACTGCTAGTGCCTGTTCTGAAAGAGTACAACAAACATGAG ACTCAACTGCGGCTGGAAGCTTTTTACACGTTCAATGAAAGATTTGCAAAAATACGTAGCAAGAGAATCAAGAAAGCTGTCAAAGGTATCACTGGAGATCAACCTTCGGAATTGATGAATGCTGCTTCACAAGAAGGTTCTAATAGTagaaagaagagaagtgtaAGTACTGATGAAGCTGGGGTTGACAATTCAGATAAATCTTTAGTTGGAACAGAGAAAACCACAGTTAgaaatcagagcaattctaaggGGAAATCAACTCGTAAGCAATCAAGTAAAAGGCAGACTGCTGAGGGCAGACAAACCAATAGAAAATCAGTTGCAAATGGAAGAggcagaggaagaggaagaggtacAAGCAGGGTACTGGgaagaggaaagagaaaagTAGATTCCAGCTCTCCAGAAACTCAAAACACTTCTAATGAtggtgaagaagatgatgagttGGAAGTTCATATGGCAACATTTGAAAGCTCGGAGGAAGTGCGCAGG TCTGGGCGGTTGCGGAAGCCTGTGAATTACAGAGTCAATGACATGGAAATTGATGATCTGGATCACACTGATAGCAGAGTTTCCGAAGTAGATGCAGGGAAACAAAGTCTATTCAAGGCCGACGGTATATGTGATGAAATTGTTTTAGGTGTCAATGAAAAGAAACAGGAGAGTGCAGGGAAGTTGTCTCCAAAGGAGGGCCAGCGTAAAGATTACCTTGAGTTAGGGGGTGGGTTCTGCCCCTCTGAAGATGAAACTAGTGAACCAGGTTTGAGCAATGTTGATCAACATTTTCAGGGTGATGTTTCTGAAGACAACATTCAAATGGTAGGGGGATTTAGGGGAAATGAAAATGAGTTTGGTACTAACCGAGATGGAATTCATGATCTAGCTACAGCTACTACTGTATCGGGAAATGGCGACCTTTCTGATTTCTCTTGTTTCCTCGATGAAGCTGATGTTGGTGATATGTCAGTTCAATCCAATCTTCCCACAAAAAGACCGTTAGTGGGATTACCAGGTAGTGGGAGGACATCTGCCTATGATTCCGAACAGAGCTTAAATCATTATACGAGTAATGATCATTCCATGTCCAGTGTGTCGCCACAGGAGAATACAGTAGATAATTCTAGACAGCCACCTATTGGAGGTCTAAGTGCGATGccatttctaaggaaaaaaaggaggaagagtTGA